DNA sequence from the Bacteroidota bacterium genome:
GTTCGGACTTCCCCTGCTCTACATCTTGCTTCTGGTTCTTTCAGTTCCGCTCACGTTGGAGGGACTCGGGTTTTCACAGTCGGCGCTGAGCGGGTTGAGCTTCAATCTTTCAGGTCCCCTCTGTCTCGCGATCGCCGCGCTGTTTTTCCGCCAATATTTGCTCGAAGAGGATGAGATACGTACTTTGCTCTGGATGCTTGCGATTCCGGCAATCGGCGTTGCAACCATCGCGCTAAATTCGGTTCTCACGACGGATATCTACTATGGTCTCGGCTCAAACTTGGCTTCCAGCGGGGGCTACGGGCCGAACCAAGTATCATCAATTCTCGGGCTCGGTGCACTAAGTTGCTTCTTATTGGCGGTACTGAGCCGGGAGAAGCATATAGTCATTGTCGTTCTTGCGCTTACACTCTGGTTTCTGTCTCAAGCGACACTGACTTTGTCACGTGGCGGCCTCTTTGCATCGGTTCTTTGTATGGTTATTGTCGGTATGCATTTGTTGCGTGACGCAAAGAAGAGACGTATCTTTGTCGGGGCCGCCGGAGTTCTGCTGTTCGTAGGAGGATACTATATCGTGCCCGAGTTGGATTCCTATACGTACGGCGCTGTTGACAAAAGGCTGCAGGATGTGAGCACGACACACAGGGCTGATATAGTTGCGTTGGATTTGGAAGTCTGGGCCGAAAACCCTTGGGTTGGTGCCGGCCCAGGGATGTCGGCAGGGCTGAGAGCAAAGAAGGATTGGACAGGAATGAGGATAGCCGCTCACACAGAGTTCAGCCGATTGCTGTCGGAGCA
Encoded proteins:
- a CDS encoding O-antigen ligase family protein, giving the protein FGLPLLYILLLVLSVPLTLEGLGFSQSALSGLSFNLSGPLCLAIAALFFRQYLLEEDEIRTLLWMLAIPAIGVATIALNSVLTTDIYYGLGSNLASSGGYGPNQVSSILGLGALSCFLLAVLSREKHIVIVVLALTLWFLSQATLTLSRGGLFASVLCMVIVGMHLLRDAKKRRIFVGAAGVLLFVGGYYIVPELDSYTYGAVDKRLQDVSTTHRADIVALDLEVWAENPWVGAGPGMSAGLRAKKDWTGMRIAAHTEFSRLLSEHGIAGLVALFILFLMAWRAYSRCASIQQQALVAGFLAWSLAEMTHSAMRLGAVPFLFGLAMVQMRLSQERAAQHTASQPHANMVAQSNTSAHRIHV